Proteins encoded by one window of Chondromyces crocatus:
- a CDS encoding arginine N-succinyltransferase translates to MISFEIRAAIPGDEEQLLAVARHLNSVNLPNDRDAIHEIVEMSHRSYSGAIENPRLRQYVFVLVDVSEGTPPGGTIIGTSMLISQLGRRDAPYIYFDVLDEERYSATIDKHYHHTVLRIGYSYNGPTEIGGLVLMPSYRQRPEKLGTMISYVRFLYLAAHRDLFQDEILAELLPPLEPDGTSHLWEALGHKFVDLSYAEADRLSKKNKEFIKGLFPEGTIYASLLPENAQRVIGKTGMQTRGVEKLLRRIGFRYAHRVDPFDGGPHYTARMDEITLIQETRHGRVTHSFAPTPADRQALIATEQPEAPYFRAVLAAYRADGAGGLAIAKEAWEHLHLQPAAPVVILPIP, encoded by the coding sequence ATGATCTCGTTTGAGATACGGGCAGCCATCCCGGGTGACGAGGAGCAGTTGCTCGCGGTCGCACGCCACCTGAACTCGGTCAACCTCCCGAACGATCGGGACGCTATCCACGAAATTGTGGAGATGAGCCACCGGAGCTACAGCGGGGCCATCGAGAACCCCCGACTTCGACAGTATGTGTTCGTGCTCGTCGACGTCAGCGAAGGGACACCCCCTGGTGGGACGATCATCGGCACCTCCATGCTGATCTCTCAGCTCGGGCGGCGCGATGCTCCATACATCTACTTTGATGTCCTTGATGAGGAACGATACTCCGCGACCATCGACAAGCATTATCACCACACGGTGCTGCGCATTGGCTACTCGTACAATGGCCCCACGGAGATTGGCGGACTCGTTCTCATGCCGTCCTATCGGCAGCGTCCCGAGAAGCTGGGCACGATGATCTCGTACGTGCGCTTTCTGTACCTCGCCGCGCACCGGGATCTCTTTCAGGACGAGATCTTGGCGGAACTCCTTCCGCCGCTCGAACCAGACGGCACCAGCCATCTCTGGGAGGCACTCGGCCACAAGTTCGTCGATCTCAGCTATGCGGAGGCAGATCGTCTCTCGAAGAAAAACAAGGAGTTCATCAAGGGCCTCTTTCCCGAAGGAACGATCTACGCCTCACTTCTTCCTGAGAATGCGCAGCGGGTCATCGGCAAAACGGGCATGCAGACACGAGGTGTCGAGAAGCTTCTACGTCGCATCGGCTTCCGCTACGCCCACCGCGTGGACCCCTTCGACGGTGGACCACACTACACAGCCCGCATGGATGAGATCACCCTGATCCAGGAGACCCGACACGGCCGGGTCACGCATTCCTTTGCCCCCACCCCGGCAGACCGACAGGCCCTCATCGCGACCGAACAACCCGAGGCTCCTTATTTTCGCGCTGTCCTGGCTGCCTATCGCGCAGATGGCGCGGGCGGGCTCGCCATTGCAAAGGAAGCATGGGAGCACCTGCATCTCCAGCCCGCTGCGCCCGTCGTCATTCTCCCCATTCCATGA
- a CDS encoding SUMF1/EgtB/PvdO family nonheme iron enzyme, whose amino-acid sequence MVEVKEGMFLMGSRISEGCPEERPMHEVGVGAFFLDRTEVTASAYDACVQAGGCTPMLGSSFLCNGPTSGRGDHPANCVDFSQAEAYCRFVGKRLPSEREWEYAARGGSELRRFSWGDEPPDSQRACYNHPGTCPVGSFPEGAFGLLDMSGNVWEWTSTWFGAYPNEHTSGTHRVYRGGSFSRRFPKWLRNALRNRYQAHEWSASLGMRCARTISPVRCPASTEHRPSHDAEGPPSCERVSGIPTCEPGMEWTGERCALIAAPHLMPASYVGPRNEQRSTQTKTRGNDLPKGALPSLAEAATQETDTVVRVRTPTHDDDCKRHYPGTPTAYQFKGGTFHGRNPMIRAGGCVRRDMGEHWTSACCP is encoded by the coding sequence ATGGTGGAAGTCAAAGAGGGGATGTTCCTCATGGGCTCACGCATTTCCGAAGGATGCCCAGAAGAGCGTCCGATGCACGAGGTCGGTGTCGGCGCCTTTTTTCTCGATCGAACCGAGGTAACGGCGAGCGCGTACGATGCCTGTGTCCAGGCGGGCGGCTGCACGCCCATGCTGGGCTCCAGCTTTCTGTGCAATGGCCCCACCAGTGGAAGGGGCGATCATCCTGCCAACTGCGTCGACTTCTCTCAGGCCGAAGCCTACTGCCGCTTCGTGGGTAAGCGCCTGCCAAGTGAGCGCGAGTGGGAGTATGCGGCACGCGGAGGCTCTGAACTCCGACGTTTCTCTTGGGGAGACGAGCCGCCGGACAGTCAGCGCGCCTGCTACAATCACCCGGGTACTTGCCCCGTAGGCAGCTTTCCCGAGGGCGCCTTCGGTCTCCTCGACATGTCCGGGAATGTCTGGGAGTGGACATCGACCTGGTTCGGCGCATACCCCAACGAACACACCTCCGGGACCCACCGTGTCTACCGCGGCGGCAGCTTCAGTCGTCGTTTTCCCAAGTGGCTCCGAAATGCGCTACGGAACCGCTATCAAGCGCATGAGTGGAGTGCCTCCCTTGGCATGCGCTGCGCCCGCACCATCTCCCCTGTTCGATGTCCCGCCAGCACGGAGCACCGCCCAAGTCACGACGCTGAAGGCCCCCCCAGCTGCGAGCGCGTCAGCGGTATCCCCACGTGTGAACCAGGCATGGAGTGGACGGGCGAGCGCTGCGCCCTCATCGCGGCTCCCCATCTGATGCCAGCTTCCTATGTTGGTCCCCGGAATGAACAACGATCCACCCAGACCAAGACTCGAGGAAACGATCTCCCGAAAGGCGCCCTCCCCTCTCTGGCCGAAGCCGCTACCCAAGAAACAGACACCGTTGTCAGAGTGCGTACACCTACCCACGATGACGACTGCAAAAGGCACTACCCAGGCACTCCCACCGCTTACCAGTTCAAGGGGGGCACATTTCATGGCCGCAACCCCATGATCCGTGCGGGTGGATGCGTCCGCCGTGACATGGGAGAACACTGGACGAGCGCATGTTGCCCCTGA
- a CDS encoding FAD-dependent oxidoreductase produces the protein MTMQLETNQTVPGESERSHPLVDTDSTKRARRAQEGTLTERETRIVAAIAEAAMPPGEILPGAGAPTAMALAAWLADVPTHIAGGFRAMLWSVELATMATRLRPFSALPLEQRMNLLSTWEQRRSPALRTALRALLIPLKLLHYERAEMFRHVGCRIELPSIRDEHPRWLSQVMNGREVDEDLDIECDVVVVGSGAGGAPVAHELAAKGHAVLLLEEGDFHRRSAFNARAARAHRLLYRDQGMTVSIGNLGIPIFSGKAVGGSTAINSGTCYRASEPTFASWREELGLPEEFSSKGMAPYYERVERMLQVAPANPLHLGAIAPIIQRGADHLGLHHAPLLRNAPDCDGQGVCCFGCPTGAKRSTDVSYVPAALLKGAQLVTAAHVDHIDIIGGRARGVTATLLGPHPHSTGGRRPRLTVRSRAVVVACGTLLSPLLLQRSGACRSSKMLGKNLSIHPASKVMAMFDERIEQWTGIPQGYTIDHFAEAGLMFEGSSVPLDIAAIGIPWTGKRFTEMMERYPYLATFGFMIKDTSRGEVRAGLGGSPFIRYNMNRRDLELMQRGFTILSEVFQAAGARRVLPLIAGHDEVNTPEALAQLRSARIRPGDFEVTAYHPLGTCSMGLDPATSCIGPDHQTHDVSNLYVCDGSAVPTSLGVNPQLTIMAMAIRAAEIIDTRLDG, from the coding sequence ATGACGATGCAGCTGGAAACGAACCAGACGGTCCCTGGCGAGTCCGAGCGCTCCCATCCCCTTGTCGATACCGACAGCACCAAGCGGGCCCGACGAGCACAGGAGGGGACCCTCACCGAGAGAGAGACCCGCATCGTCGCAGCCATTGCCGAGGCGGCCATGCCCCCAGGCGAAATCCTCCCAGGAGCTGGCGCACCGACTGCGATGGCTCTGGCAGCCTGGCTGGCGGACGTCCCGACGCACATCGCGGGCGGTTTCAGGGCCATGCTCTGGAGCGTCGAGCTCGCCACCATGGCGACTCGCCTCCGCCCCTTCTCCGCATTGCCGCTCGAGCAGCGGATGAACCTGCTCTCCACCTGGGAGCAACGCCGCTCCCCCGCTCTCCGCACTGCGCTTCGCGCGCTCCTTATCCCGTTGAAGCTACTTCACTACGAACGCGCCGAAATGTTCCGGCATGTTGGTTGCCGAATCGAGCTGCCATCGATCCGTGATGAGCACCCTCGCTGGCTGTCTCAGGTGATGAATGGCCGGGAGGTCGACGAAGACCTCGACATCGAGTGCGACGTCGTTGTGGTCGGTAGCGGCGCCGGTGGAGCACCTGTCGCTCATGAGCTGGCGGCGAAGGGCCATGCGGTCCTCTTGCTCGAAGAAGGCGACTTCCATCGCCGCTCCGCTTTCAATGCTCGGGCTGCACGCGCCCACCGCCTTCTCTACCGTGACCAAGGAATGACGGTATCCATCGGGAACCTCGGGATTCCCATTTTCTCAGGAAAAGCCGTCGGAGGAAGTACAGCGATCAACTCGGGTACCTGCTATCGGGCCTCCGAACCAACCTTCGCGTCATGGCGCGAAGAGCTCGGACTGCCTGAAGAGTTCTCCTCGAAGGGCATGGCCCCCTATTACGAACGCGTGGAGAGGATGCTGCAGGTCGCGCCAGCGAACCCCCTCCACTTGGGCGCCATCGCGCCGATCATCCAGCGCGGCGCAGACCACCTCGGTCTCCACCACGCTCCCCTGCTGCGCAATGCTCCAGACTGTGACGGACAGGGTGTTTGCTGCTTCGGTTGCCCGACAGGGGCGAAGCGCTCGACGGATGTGAGCTACGTTCCAGCTGCCCTTCTCAAAGGGGCGCAGCTCGTCACGGCAGCTCATGTCGACCATATCGACATCATTGGCGGCCGCGCGCGCGGTGTCACAGCCACCCTGCTCGGCCCCCACCCGCACTCCACGGGTGGCCGCCGTCCTCGGCTGACGGTTCGCTCTCGAGCCGTCGTCGTCGCCTGCGGCACCTTGCTGTCTCCCCTGCTGCTTCAGCGAAGCGGCGCCTGTCGAAGCAGCAAGATGCTCGGCAAGAACCTTTCCATCCACCCCGCGAGCAAGGTCATGGCCATGTTCGACGAACGCATCGAGCAATGGACCGGGATCCCTCAGGGGTACACCATCGATCACTTTGCCGAAGCCGGCCTGATGTTCGAAGGCAGCTCAGTTCCACTCGACATCGCGGCCATTGGCATCCCCTGGACAGGGAAACGATTCACCGAAATGATGGAGCGCTATCCTTACCTGGCCACGTTCGGCTTCATGATCAAGGACACGAGCCGAGGTGAAGTACGAGCTGGTCTCGGCGGCTCTCCCTTCATTCGCTACAACATGAACCGCCGCGATCTCGAGCTGATGCAACGTGGCTTCACGATCCTGAGCGAGGTGTTCCAAGCCGCCGGCGCCCGACGAGTCCTCCCACTCATCGCGGGTCATGATGAGGTGAACACTCCTGAAGCCCTGGCGCAGCTCCGGTCAGCTCGGATTCGGCCCGGCGATTTCGAGGTCACCGCTTACCATCCGCTCGGAACCTGCAGCATGGGGCTAGACCCCGCGACTTCCTGTATTGGCCCGGACCATCAAACACACGACGTCAGCAACCTGTATGTCTGCGATGGCAGCGCGGTCCCAACATCCCTTGGCGTGAACCCGCAGCTCACCATCATGGCAATGGCGATACGTGCTGCGGAGATCATCGATACACGGCTCGACGGCTGA
- a CDS encoding ABC transporter ATP-binding protein, giving the protein MGTPLVVVQDLRKMFVHMGRELHVLRGIDLTIDQGEIVAMVGQSGAGKSTFLHCIGTLDLPTSGKISLGGEELTSLSSSKLAAIRNRMIGFVFQFHHLLPEFNALENVMMPGMIQGRSRKELEPLANSLLAEVGLAERASHRPGELSGGEQQRVALARALVLSPKLILADEPTGNLDTKTSEAMHQLFFDVNRKHGTTIVVVTHNMAFAESMPRVVRMRDGRIEADERRADQRPGASQASEPESPARAALSEDGEGTVSAVPS; this is encoded by the coding sequence ATGGGAACTCCGCTCGTCGTCGTCCAAGATCTCCGCAAGATGTTCGTTCACATGGGGCGCGAGCTCCATGTTCTTCGTGGCATCGATCTCACCATCGATCAGGGAGAGATCGTGGCCATGGTCGGCCAGTCGGGAGCAGGGAAGAGCACCTTCCTGCATTGCATCGGGACACTCGATCTCCCCACGAGTGGGAAGATCTCGCTGGGTGGTGAGGAGCTGACCAGCCTCTCCAGCTCGAAGCTGGCAGCGATCCGCAACCGCATGATCGGGTTCGTGTTTCAGTTCCATCACCTGTTGCCCGAATTCAATGCCCTCGAGAACGTGATGATGCCGGGCATGATCCAGGGACGGAGTCGGAAGGAACTGGAACCTTTGGCGAACTCGCTGCTGGCGGAGGTCGGGCTCGCTGAGCGGGCGTCTCATCGACCGGGTGAGCTGTCCGGTGGCGAGCAGCAACGCGTGGCGCTGGCCCGTGCGTTGGTCCTCTCTCCAAAGCTGATCCTGGCGGATGAGCCAACAGGGAATCTGGACACGAAGACGAGCGAGGCGATGCATCAGCTCTTCTTCGATGTGAACCGGAAGCACGGAACCACCATTGTGGTGGTCACACACAATATGGCATTTGCGGAGTCGATGCCTCGGGTCGTTCGGATGCGCGATGGACGAATCGAGGCCGACGAGCGTCGTGCCGACCAGCGTCCTGGAGCGAGTCAGGCTTCAGAACCTGAGTCCCCTGCTCGAGCTGCGCTCTCTGAAGATGGAGAGGGAACTGTCAGCGCTGTCCCGTCTTGA